GCGAAGCTGTTGAGAGGCGAGAACACCGGTCATATGATGTCCGCCTTTATCTTGCGTGGTAGCGGGTCTGCGGGAAGGGTGTAAATGGTCGGGCTAGCAGGACTCGAACCTGCGACCTTCCGTCCCCCAGACGGACGCGCTACCAGACTGCGCCATAGCCCGACGATGGATGCTTCATACCTGTTTTGCGGCGCAGAACAAGGGGGGGCAGACAAGTTTTCCACCTAAGGGGTGGTGCCCGTCGATCCGGGCACTCGCAGATCGCGCAAACGCGAGGCCAGCGCGCTGAGCGCATCTGCCTTGGAGGGGGAAACTGGCGCTGAGAGACCCGCCAAAGCGGTGAGTGTTCCCGCAGGGGCTGTGATTGTATCGGGCGGATCATCCGGCGTGGTGATCGGGCGCGCGCTGGGAAGGACGGGGGGGTCTTGGTGTTTCGGTTCTTCTGGCGTGGCCGCTTCGGCGGGGGGGGATTCGGGCGCATTATCCGCGCTATCCACCTCAGGCACGTCCTTGGCTAATGTGCGGTCAGGCTCACTGGAGGGCGTGGTCTCAGGTACAGGCTCGGGCGCTGGTTCATCCTCGATAGGGGCCGTGGCGTCCTGCATCTCATCCGCTGCGGCCTCAGGCTCAAGGTCAGGCTCTGACACAGGCTCAGGCTTTCTCACGGCTCTTTCGGTGGGTTTTTCACCGCCCGATCGACCAAAACTCAGCACTTGCCCACGCTCTTCTTCGGCCTCGGGCGCCACCTCAAGAGTGATCTCATCCATACCCAGAGAATCATCGATATCCATCGGCGGAGACAGGGCCATGACGTGTTTAACGCCTTGTTCGCGCATGATCTTTTGTACGCCCTTTATCGTCATGCCTTCATCATGCAAAAGTTTGCGAATGCCGCCCAGAAGCTGCATGTCGGCGGGGCGGTAATACCGCCTGCCGCCCGCGCGTTTCACGGGTTTCACTTGGGTGAATTTGCTTTCCCAGAACCGCAGGACATGAGCGGGAATACCCAGCCAGTCGGCGACTTCGCTGATCGTGCGAAAGGCGTCTGCGGATTTGGACATATGCCGGGCTTAGCGCTTGTTGCCGTCGGCCACGCGATCCTTCATCAGGTGCGAAGGTCGGAAGGTGAGCACGCGGCGCGGGTTGATAGGGACTTCTTCGCCGGTTTTCGGATTGCGGCCCACGCGGGCAGATTTCTCGCGCACGGAAAAGGTGCCAAACGAAGAAATTTTCACCTGCTCGCCGCGTACCAGAGCATCCGACATATGCTCCAGAACGCTTTCGACCAACTGTGCGGAGTCGTTGCGTGAGAGGCCCACTTCGCGAAAAATAGCTTCGCTCAGGTCCATGCGCGTCAGTGTCTTATCACTCATCCTGTCCCCCGGATTGTTTTGTAAGGTTAGAGCCAATAAAATTTGAAAGTCAATATCAACGGCTTGGTCTGCCAAGTTTACTCAGGTTTGCGGCCATTACCAGCGCATCACCACGGCACCCCATGCCAATCCACCGCCGATCGCCTCGCTGAGGATCAGATCACCTGTCGTAATCCGCCCGTCCGCTACACCGATGGACAAGGCCAGCGGGATGGAGGCGGCCGAGGTATTTCCGTGGTCCTGCACCGTAAGGATCACGCGGTCCATTGGTAGGCCAAGCTTCTTTGCGGTGCCTGCGATAATGCGGATATTGGCCTGATGCGGTACGACCCAATCAACATCGGCACCCGAAAGACCGGCGCGCTCCAGAGCCGTCACAGCGGTGCTCGCCAGCTTGTCCACCGCCTGCCGAAACAAGGGGTTACCCTGCATCCGCAGCTTGCCGGACGTGCCTGTGGTGCTGACGCCGCCATCGACATAGAGCATGTCGCGGTAGCGCCCGTCAGAATTGAGGTCCGTCGCCAGAATACCGCGAT
The nucleotide sequence above comes from Roseovarius carneus. Encoded proteins:
- a CDS encoding MerR family transcriptional regulator, which codes for MSKSADAFRTISEVADWLGIPAHVLRFWESKFTQVKPVKRAGGRRYYRPADMQLLGGIRKLLHDEGMTIKGVQKIMREQGVKHVMALSPPMDIDDSLGMDEITLEVAPEAEEERGQVLSFGRSGGEKPTERAVRKPEPVSEPDLEPEAAADEMQDATAPIEDEPAPEPVPETTPSSEPDRTLAKDVPEVDSADNAPESPPAEAATPEEPKHQDPPVLPSARPITTPDDPPDTITAPAGTLTALAGLSAPVSPSKADALSALASRLRDLRVPGSTGTTP
- the ihfA gene encoding integration host factor subunit alpha codes for the protein MSDKTLTRMDLSEAIFREVGLSRNDSAQLVESVLEHMSDALVRGEQVKISSFGTFSVREKSARVGRNPKTGEEVPINPRRVLTFRPSHLMKDRVADGNKR